A genome region from Flavobacterium sp. CFS9 includes the following:
- the obgE gene encoding GTPase ObgE, giving the protein MTEGNFVDYVKIYVSSGKGGKGSTHLHREKFIEKGGPDGGDGGRGGHVYLVGNKGLWTLFHLKFARHIKAGHGGDGGGDRSTGADGEDKFIEVPLGTVVKDKETGETLFEITEHGEKKILSKGGKGGLGNWHFRSSTNQTPRYAQPGLPGVEMDVILELKVLADVGLVGFPNAGKSTLLSVLTSAKPKIADYPFTTLKPNLGIVAYRDYQSFVIADIPGIIEGAAEGKGLGHYFLRHIERNSTLLFLVPVDTPDIKAEYDILVNELTKYNPEMLDKERLLVISKCDMLDDELKAELKAELDVAFKDVPYMFISSVAQQGITDLKDKLWKMLNE; this is encoded by the coding sequence ATGACAGAAGGAAATTTTGTAGATTATGTTAAGATTTATGTTTCTTCCGGTAAAGGAGGGAAAGGATCTACGCATTTACATAGAGAGAAATTTATTGAAAAAGGAGGTCCTGACGGAGGTGATGGTGGACGTGGAGGACACGTGTATTTGGTGGGGAATAAAGGACTTTGGACATTATTTCATCTAAAATTTGCACGACATATTAAAGCCGGTCATGGTGGAGACGGTGGAGGAGACCGCAGTACAGGTGCCGACGGAGAAGATAAATTTATCGAAGTACCTTTAGGAACTGTGGTAAAAGACAAAGAAACAGGAGAAACACTGTTTGAGATTACGGAACATGGTGAGAAAAAAATCCTTTCTAAAGGAGGAAAAGGAGGGTTAGGAAACTGGCATTTCAGAAGTTCAACCAATCAAACACCACGTTATGCCCAGCCAGGTTTACCGGGAGTAGAAATGGATGTAATTTTAGAACTTAAAGTATTAGCCGATGTTGGTTTGGTAGGTTTTCCAAATGCCGGAAAATCAACTTTACTGTCTGTTTTAACTTCTGCAAAACCAAAAATTGCCGATTATCCTTTTACAACCTTAAAGCCAAACTTAGGAATTGTAGCGTACAGAGATTATCAGTCTTTTGTAATTGCTGATATTCCGGGAATTATCGAAGGAGCTGCAGAAGGAAAAGGTTTAGGTCATTATTTCCTGCGTCATATCGAACGTAATTCAACATTGTTGTTTTTAGTTCCGGTGGATACTCCGGATATTAAAGCAGAGTATGATATTTTGGTAAATGAATTAACCAAGTACAATCCTGAAATGTTAGACAAAGAACGTCTTTTAGTAATTTCAAAATGTGATATGCTGGATGACGAATTGAAAGCGGAATTAAAAGCCGAATTGGATGTCGCTTTCAAAGACGTTCCCTATATGTTTATTTCATCTGTTGCCCAACAAGGGATAACAGATTTAAAAGATAAGCTTTGGAAAATGCTTAACGAGTAA
- a CDS encoding hemolysin family protein: protein MEILIIFFLILLNGVFSMSEIALISARKNRLETAAKKGNKSAKIALDLANSPNKFLSTVQIGITLIGILTGIYSGDKITMDVEVFVSGFAFLKPYAHSVAVGIVVVVLTFFSLVLGELLPKRIGLNYPESIAKMVAMPMKTISIITAPFIWLLTSSTDFLLNVFQIKPTADGKVTEEEIKAIIKEGTEGGEVQEIEQDIVERVFHIGDRKVNSLMTHRKSVDMLPFNADKTKIKELVLQDLHTVYPVYRDNYDDIVGVVTLKNIFANIESEHFDLAGIMIDAPYLMEQTTAYKALENFKKTGIHYALVSDEYGVFQGIITLNDILEALVGDASDFYKDEFQLIEREDGSWLVDGHYSLHDFLTYFELDELTNDYEVNTVSGMIMTELSHIPKEGEKLIWQKFVLEVIDMDGVKIDKVLVKALKE from the coding sequence TTGGAAATACTAATAATATTTTTTCTAATACTATTGAATGGTGTTTTCTCCATGTCAGAAATTGCATTGATTTCGGCCAGGAAAAACAGACTTGAAACTGCCGCGAAAAAAGGAAATAAAAGTGCAAAAATAGCACTTGATCTGGCCAATTCTCCAAATAAGTTTTTATCGACCGTGCAAATCGGAATCACTTTAATCGGTATTTTGACCGGTATTTATAGTGGTGATAAAATAACAATGGATGTTGAGGTTTTTGTTAGCGGATTTGCATTTTTAAAACCCTATGCCCATTCGGTTGCGGTGGGAATTGTTGTAGTAGTTTTAACGTTCTTCTCATTGGTTTTAGGAGAATTACTGCCAAAACGAATTGGCTTAAACTACCCGGAGTCTATTGCAAAAATGGTAGCCATGCCAATGAAAACCATTTCGATAATTACAGCGCCTTTTATCTGGCTGCTTACGTCTTCGACAGATTTTTTACTGAATGTATTTCAGATTAAACCAACTGCCGACGGTAAGGTAACAGAAGAAGAAATTAAAGCAATTATCAAAGAAGGAACGGAGGGTGGAGAAGTTCAGGAAATCGAGCAAGATATTGTAGAACGTGTTTTTCACATTGGAGATCGAAAAGTAAATTCGTTGATGACACACCGTAAGTCAGTTGATATGCTGCCTTTCAATGCCGATAAAACGAAGATTAAGGAATTGGTTTTACAGGATTTGCATACTGTTTATCCGGTGTACAGAGACAATTATGATGATATTGTGGGAGTTGTAACCCTAAAGAATATCTTTGCAAACATCGAAAGTGAACATTTTGATTTGGCGGGAATCATGATTGATGCGCCTTACCTAATGGAGCAGACAACGGCATACAAGGCACTGGAGAATTTCAAAAAAACAGGGATTCATTATGCTTTAGTTTCTGATGAGTATGGTGTTTTTCAGGGAATAATTACCCTAAATGACATTCTGGAAGCTTTAGTAGGAGATGCATCTGATTTTTATAAAGATGAATTTCAGTTAATTGAAAGAGAAGATGGTTCGTGGCTCGTTGACGGACATTATTCGTTACACGATTTTTTAACTTATTTTGAGTTAGACGAATTGACAAACGATTATGAAGTAAACACGGTAAGCGGAATGATTATGACAGAGCTTTCGCATATTCCAAAAGAAGGCGAGAAATTAATCTGGCAAAAATTTGTATTGGAAGTAATCGATATGGATGGTGTAAAGATTGATAAAGTGTTGGTAAAAGCGCTTAAAGAGTAG
- a CDS encoding adenylate kinase codes for MINIVLFGKPGAGKGTQAEFLKEKYKLTHLSTGDIFRFNLKNDTDLGKQARVFMDNGELVPCEVTTAMLIDEVKKHPDTAGFLFDGYPRTLDQAEALDQFLPTIGSSVTATIALEADDEILVARLLERGKTSGRADDQDEEKIRVRYQEYNEKTAPLIGYYKEQNKFHAVNGIGTIEEITERLTSVIDNL; via the coding sequence ATGATTAACATTGTTTTATTTGGAAAGCCTGGAGCAGGTAAAGGAACTCAGGCAGAATTTTTAAAAGAAAAGTACAAATTAACACATCTTTCAACAGGAGATATTTTTCGTTTTAACTTAAAAAATGATACAGATTTAGGAAAACAAGCGAGAGTTTTTATGGATAACGGAGAGTTAGTTCCTTGCGAAGTGACTACTGCAATGTTAATTGATGAGGTAAAAAAACATCCTGATACAGCAGGATTCCTGTTCGACGGTTATCCTAGAACTTTAGATCAGGCAGAAGCTTTAGATCAATTTTTACCAACGATTGGATCAAGTGTAACGGCGACTATTGCGCTAGAAGCTGATGATGAAATTTTGGTAGCTCGTTTGTTGGAAAGAGGAAAAACCAGCGGAAGAGCTGACGATCAGGACGAAGAGAAAATTAGAGTAAGATACCAGGAGTACAATGAAAAAACAGCTCCGCTAATTGGATATTATAAAGAACAAAATAAGTTTCATGCCGTAAACGGTATCGGAACTATTGAAGAAATTACAGAGCGATTAACGTCAGTTATAGATAATTTGTAG
- a CDS encoding phosphoribosyltransferase, with protein MIQLHDKQFVPFISAKEIDFALTKIVAQVEDDFGDDTPIFIGVLNGAFMVVADFLRKYKGLCEVSFIKMASYEGIESTNRVKELIGINQDLSGRTVILIEDIIDTGNTIEELKQLFKEQNVKHFKIATLFFKPEAYKKDIKIDYIGIRIPNKFIVGYGLDYDGLGRHLPEVYKLAE; from the coding sequence ATGATACAACTTCACGATAAACAATTTGTTCCGTTTATTTCGGCAAAAGAAATTGATTTCGCTTTAACTAAAATAGTCGCACAGGTAGAAGATGATTTTGGAGATGACACCCCAATTTTTATTGGTGTTTTAAATGGGGCTTTTATGGTAGTCGCCGATTTTTTGAGAAAATATAAAGGCCTTTGTGAGGTTTCATTTATCAAAATGGCTTCTTATGAAGGAATTGAAAGTACAAATAGGGTTAAAGAATTAATAGGGATCAATCAGGATTTATCAGGTAGAACGGTTATTCTTATTGAAGATATTATTGATACTGGAAATACAATTGAAGAATTGAAACAATTGTTTAAAGAACAAAATGTAAAGCATTTTAAAATTGCTACTTTGTTTTTTAAACCGGAAGCTTATAAAAAAGACATCAAAATAGATTATATCGGAATCAGAATTCCGAATAAATTCATTGTAGGTTACGGACTAGACTATGATGGTTTAGGAAGGCATTTACCTGAAGTTTATAAATTGGCAGAATAA
- a CDS encoding 5-(carboxyamino)imidazole ribonucleotide synthase — protein sequence MNYFSSDFKLGILGGGQLGKMLLFDTRKFDIQTYVLDPSDEAPSKFACNKFFQGDLMDYETVYNFGKQVDVLTFEIELVNLEALTQLENEGLKIYPSPKTLKGIQNKGIQKQFYADHAIPTAPFERFENLDGLKAKIQNLKLPFVWKCTEFGYDGNGVKVIRQVSDLDSLPNVECIAETMIPFKNELAVIVCRNPSGEIKTYPVVEMEFHPEANQVEYVICPARIDEKVAEKARAIALNVSEKFDHVGLLAVEMFQTNDDAILVNEVAPRPHNSGHYSIEASYTSQFENHLRAILDLPLGNTDSKVAGIMVNLVGAEGFSGDVVYENIETILRWNGVTPHIYGKRQTRPFRKMGHVTIVNEDMTEARRIAEDVKNTIKVISN from the coding sequence ATGAATTATTTTTCTTCTGATTTTAAATTAGGAATATTAGGCGGCGGACAATTAGGCAAAATGCTTTTGTTCGACACCCGAAAATTTGACATCCAAACTTATGTTCTCGACCCAAGCGATGAAGCTCCAAGTAAATTTGCCTGCAATAAATTCTTTCAGGGCGATTTAATGGATTATGAAACGGTCTATAATTTTGGAAAACAAGTAGATGTTCTGACTTTTGAGATCGAATTGGTTAACCTGGAAGCCCTGACACAGTTGGAGAATGAAGGTTTAAAAATCTATCCTTCTCCTAAAACTTTAAAAGGAATTCAAAACAAAGGAATTCAAAAACAATTTTACGCAGATCATGCTATCCCAACAGCACCATTTGAGCGCTTTGAAAATTTAGACGGTCTAAAAGCTAAAATTCAGAACCTAAAATTACCATTTGTATGGAAATGTACTGAGTTTGGTTATGACGGAAACGGCGTAAAAGTAATTCGTCAGGTTTCGGATCTGGACAGTTTACCTAATGTAGAATGTATTGCAGAAACCATGATTCCGTTTAAAAATGAACTAGCGGTTATTGTCTGCAGAAATCCATCAGGAGAAATAAAAACGTATCCGGTTGTTGAAATGGAATTTCATCCAGAAGCCAACCAGGTAGAATATGTAATCTGCCCTGCCAGAATTGATGAGAAGGTCGCCGAAAAAGCGAGAGCGATTGCCTTAAATGTTTCGGAAAAATTCGATCATGTTGGTCTTTTGGCCGTTGAAATGTTTCAGACTAACGACGATGCTATTTTAGTAAATGAAGTAGCTCCGCGTCCGCACAATTCAGGACATTATTCCATTGAAGCGAGTTATACTTCACAATTCGAAAATCACCTGCGCGCCATTTTGGATCTTCCTTTAGGAAATACCGACAGTAAAGTTGCCGGGATTATGGTAAATTTAGTAGGTGCCGAAGGATTTTCAGGAGATGTTGTTTATGAAAATATCGAAACCATTTTGAGATGGAACGGTGTTACTCCACATATTTACGGTAAAAGACAAACACGTCCTTTTAGAAAAATGGGGCATGTTACCATCGTAAATGAAGATATGACTGAAGCAAGACGTATTGCCGAAGACGTTAAGAATACCATTAAAGTGATTAGTAATTAG
- the purE gene encoding 5-(carboxyamino)imidazole ribonucleotide mutase, with protein sequence MSKVAIIMGSISDMPVMQDAIDILKQFNVEVEVDIVSAHRTPEKLFDFSKNAHTRGISVIIAGAGGAAHLPGMVASMSPLPVIGVPVKSSNSIDGWDSVLSILQMPGGVPVATVALNGAKNAGILAAQIIGSHDKKVLDTIISYKEELKAAVNKAAEGLKK encoded by the coding sequence ATGAGTAAAGTAGCCATCATAATGGGAAGTATCTCTGACATGCCGGTCATGCAGGATGCCATCGACATATTAAAACAATTTAATGTGGAAGTTGAAGTAGACATTGTTTCGGCACACCGAACGCCGGAAAAACTATTCGATTTCAGTAAAAATGCACATACTCGCGGAATTTCAGTAATTATTGCCGGAGCCGGAGGAGCTGCACACTTGCCTGGAATGGTTGCTTCAATGTCTCCACTTCCGGTAATTGGTGTTCCGGTTAAATCAAGTAATTCTATCGATGGCTGGGATTCAGTACTATCGATTCTTCAAATGCCAGGCGGAGTTCCTGTTGCAACTGTAGCGTTAAACGGTGCTAAAAATGCCGGAATCTTAGCCGCACAAATCATCGGAAGCCACGATAAAAAAGTACTGGATACTATTATTTCGTATAAAG